The Longimicrobium sp. genome includes a window with the following:
- a CDS encoding amino acid adenylation domain-containing protein, producing MTDLADRLEKLTPAQRRLLELRRAQQAGAAPAAAPAAIPARGEGPAPLSFAQERLWFLDRMEPGNAFYNLPNAVRMRGALDEAALERALGEIVRRHEALRTTFAEADGSPVQVIAPFGGFALPVEDLSALGEADREAAAARRVQEEAARPFDLSAGPLFRAALLRLGDEDHLLLVSMHHIVGDGWSLGVLLRELSALYAAYREGRESPLSELPVQYADYAVWQREQLAGGVLDRQLAYWRERLAGAPELLELPTDHPRPAVQTYRGATVPVELSPELLERLQALARSEGATLYMTLLGAFQVLLSKYSGSDDIVVGSSIAGRTRKEVEALIGLFVNTLVLRTDLLGDPSFRETLRRVREVTLGAYAHQELPFEKLVAELQPERSLSHSPLFQVMFELQQAGGGGGALQGLNVRGVAAEHASAQFDLSLELAATPQGLRGVLIYSTDLFERGTALRMVGHLERVLEQVAADADVRLSRLELLGQAERALVLEAWNRTEAEYPADRCIHELFEAQAARTPHAEAVRDARGALGYAELNAKANALARALEAERVRPGDIVAVLAERSADFLALMLGIWKAGAVYLPLDPRWPAERIRGILRQSGARLLVADAGHQAPAVEAAGTLAHVRGLSALLAAGPGGGDRPVERAPDQLAYVIFTSGSTGLPKGAMVHHRGMVNHLFAKVKDLELASADVVAQNSPQSFDISVWQFLAALMVGGRTHVFSDAVAYDPAELLRQVDGEEITVFEAVPTMLRAMLDHAREPEGREISLSRLRWLIPTGEAFPPQLSREWFERYPHLAQMNAYGPTECSDDVTHHVMRAPPAPGVASLPIGRPVANTRIYILDGQGQPVPVGITGEIHVGGHGVGLGYLNDPDKTRAAFVPDPFVGVPGARMYRTGDLGRWRPDGVIEFLGRNDQQVKVRGFRIEPGEVEAAMAADPGVREARVLMREDQPGDRRLVAYVVGSVEVDGLRARLRRSLPEYMVPSAFVFLDALPLTPNGKLDRKALPVPELAPAEDRYVAPRTPAEEVLAGIWAEVLGRERVGAEESFFDLGGHSLLATRVTARVRKAFGVELPLRAVFERPVLSGLAAEIDRLRGTGAAADAGADDAIAPAAREGDLPVTFAQERLWFVDALDPGSPVYAIPFTYRITGRLDEDALRRALAELVRRHEPLRTTLPAVDGVPVQRIAPPPADFDLPVADLRHLPESERRAEAGRLAAEASRHRFDLARGPLFRASLVHVADDEHHLLLNLHHAIGDGWSLGVLLEELSALYGAFSRGEPSPLPEPALQYADYAAWQRERLSAAALERQLSYWRRALDGAPALLELSADRPRPPVESHRGAVEHLRVSSDLMAEVNALARREGATLFMVLLAALDVVLGRLAGQEDVVVGAPIAGRTRAETERMVGLFLNSLALRTDLSGNPSFRELLGRVRETTLAAYTHQDLPFERVLEEVRPERSLAHAPVFQVMLNLINYQDSAFRADDLEVARAGPGGVVFSKFDLTLYVGEWDGGIYVNLVYAADLFDAPRMRALLAQLEGVLRQAVAAPETRVGALSLATEAARGILPDPARPIEAEAWRGAVHEAFAAHAAQSPEALAISDAMETWTYAELDAAANRIAHRLIDGGVRPGDVVAVYAHRSAALVRALLGAWKAGAAFAVLDPAYPPARLAAQAGAARPAALLRISAAGEVPA from the coding sequence ATGACTGACCTGGCCGATCGCCTGGAGAAGCTGACGCCCGCGCAGCGCAGGCTGCTGGAGCTGCGGCGTGCGCAGCAGGCCGGGGCCGCCCCCGCCGCGGCCCCCGCCGCCATTCCCGCGCGCGGAGAGGGGCCGGCGCCGCTCTCCTTCGCGCAGGAGCGGCTGTGGTTCCTGGACCGCATGGAGCCGGGGAACGCCTTCTACAACCTTCCCAACGCCGTGCGGATGCGCGGCGCGCTGGACGAGGCGGCGCTGGAGCGGGCGCTCGGCGAGATCGTCCGGCGCCACGAGGCGCTGCGCACCACCTTCGCCGAGGCGGACGGCTCGCCGGTGCAGGTGATCGCGCCGTTCGGCGGGTTCGCCCTGCCGGTGGAGGACCTGTCGGCGCTCGGCGAGGCGGACCGCGAGGCGGCGGCCGCGCGCCGGGTCCAGGAGGAGGCGGCACGGCCCTTCGACCTCTCGGCGGGCCCGCTCTTCCGCGCGGCGCTGCTGCGGCTGGGCGACGAAGACCACCTGCTGCTGGTGTCGATGCACCACATCGTCGGCGACGGGTGGAGCCTGGGGGTGCTGTTGCGCGAGCTGTCGGCGCTGTACGCGGCGTACCGCGAGGGGCGTGAGTCGCCGCTCTCCGAGCTGCCGGTGCAGTACGCCGACTACGCGGTGTGGCAGCGCGAGCAGCTGGCGGGCGGGGTGCTGGACCGGCAGCTGGCGTACTGGCGGGAGCGGCTGGCGGGAGCGCCGGAGCTGCTGGAGCTGCCGACGGACCATCCGCGCCCGGCGGTGCAGACGTACCGGGGGGCGACGGTGCCGGTGGAGCTCTCCCCGGAGCTGCTGGAGCGGCTGCAGGCGCTGGCACGGAGCGAGGGCGCGACGCTGTACATGACGCTGCTGGGCGCCTTCCAGGTGCTGCTCTCGAAGTACAGCGGGAGCGACGACATCGTCGTGGGCAGCTCGATCGCGGGGCGGACGCGGAAGGAGGTCGAGGCGCTGATCGGCCTCTTCGTCAACACGCTGGTGCTGCGCACCGACCTCTTGGGAGATCCGAGCTTCCGCGAGACCCTGCGGCGGGTGCGGGAGGTCACGCTGGGCGCGTACGCGCACCAGGAGCTTCCCTTCGAGAAGCTGGTGGCCGAGCTGCAGCCGGAGCGCAGCCTGAGCCATTCGCCCCTGTTCCAGGTGATGTTCGAGCTGCAGCAGGCCGGGGGCGGGGGAGGCGCGCTGCAGGGGCTGAACGTGCGCGGAGTCGCGGCGGAGCACGCGAGCGCCCAGTTCGATCTTTCCCTGGAGCTCGCGGCCACCCCCCAGGGCCTGCGCGGCGTGCTGATCTACAGCACCGACCTCTTCGAGCGCGGCACGGCCCTCCGCATGGTCGGCCACCTGGAGCGGGTGCTGGAGCAGGTCGCCGCCGACGCGGACGTGCGGCTTTCGCGGCTGGAGCTGCTCGGCCAGGCGGAGCGCGCGCTCGTGCTCGAGGCGTGGAACCGGACCGAAGCCGAGTATCCGGCGGACCGCTGCATCCACGAGCTGTTCGAGGCGCAGGCGGCGCGCACGCCCCACGCCGAGGCGGTGCGGGACGCCCGCGGCGCGCTCGGCTACGCGGAGCTGAACGCGAAGGCGAACGCCCTGGCGCGGGCGCTCGAGGCCGAGCGCGTGCGCCCCGGCGACATCGTGGCCGTGCTCGCGGAGCGGAGCGCGGACTTCCTGGCCCTGATGCTGGGGATCTGGAAGGCGGGCGCCGTCTACCTTCCGCTGGACCCGCGCTGGCCCGCCGAGCGGATCCGCGGGATCCTGCGGCAATCCGGGGCGCGGCTGCTGGTGGCCGACGCCGGGCACCAGGCGCCGGCGGTGGAGGCCGCCGGCACGCTGGCGCACGTCCGCGGCCTGTCCGCCCTCCTGGCCGCCGGCCCGGGCGGCGGCGACCGGCCGGTGGAGCGCGCGCCCGACCAGCTCGCCTACGTGATCTTCACCTCCGGGTCCACGGGCCTTCCCAAGGGGGCGATGGTCCACCACCGCGGGATGGTCAACCACCTCTTCGCCAAGGTGAAGGACCTGGAGCTGGCCTCGGCCGACGTGGTGGCGCAGAACAGCCCGCAGAGCTTCGACATCTCCGTCTGGCAGTTTCTCGCCGCGCTGATGGTGGGCGGCCGGACCCACGTCTTCTCCGACGCGGTCGCCTACGACCCGGCGGAGCTCCTGCGGCAGGTGGACGGGGAGGAGATCACCGTCTTCGAGGCTGTTCCCACCATGCTGCGGGCGATGCTGGACCATGCCCGCGAGCCGGAGGGGCGGGAGATCTCCCTCTCCCGGCTGCGCTGGCTGATCCCCACGGGCGAGGCGTTCCCGCCGCAGCTCAGCCGCGAGTGGTTCGAGCGCTATCCCCACCTCGCGCAGATGAACGCGTACGGGCCCACCGAGTGCTCGGACGACGTCACGCACCACGTCATGCGCGCCCCGCCGGCACCCGGGGTCGCGAGCCTGCCGATCGGGCGGCCCGTGGCGAACACCCGGATCTACATCCTCGACGGCCAGGGGCAGCCGGTGCCGGTCGGCATCACCGGGGAGATCCACGTCGGGGGCCACGGCGTGGGGCTGGGCTACCTGAACGACCCCGACAAGACCCGCGCGGCCTTCGTCCCCGATCCGTTCGTCGGCGTGCCGGGCGCGCGCATGTACCGCACGGGCGACCTGGGCCGCTGGCGGCCGGACGGGGTGATCGAGTTCCTGGGGCGCAACGACCAGCAGGTGAAGGTCCGCGGCTTCCGCATCGAGCCGGGAGAGGTGGAGGCGGCGATGGCGGCGGATCCGGGGGTGCGCGAAGCCCGGGTGTTGATGCGCGAGGACCAGCCGGGAGACAGGCGGCTGGTGGCGTACGTGGTGGGGAGCGTGGAGGTCGACGGGCTGCGCGCGCGCCTGCGCCGGAGCCTGCCGGAGTACATGGTGCCGTCCGCGTTCGTCTTCCTGGACGCGCTCCCGCTGACGCCCAACGGCAAGCTGGACCGCAAGGCCTTGCCGGTGCCGGAGCTCGCGCCGGCGGAGGACCGGTACGTGGCGCCGCGCACGCCGGCCGAGGAGGTGCTGGCGGGGATCTGGGCGGAGGTGCTGGGACGCGAGCGGGTGGGCGCCGAGGAGAGCTTCTTCGACCTGGGCGGGCACTCGCTGCTGGCGACCCGCGTCACCGCGCGCGTCCGCAAGGCCTTCGGCGTGGAGCTGCCGCTGCGCGCCGTCTTCGAGCGGCCGGTCCTCTCCGGGCTCGCGGCCGAGATCGACCGTCTGCGCGGCACCGGCGCGGCGGCCGACGCCGGCGCCGACGACGCCATCGCCCCGGCCGCGCGCGAGGGCGACCTGCCGGTGACGTTCGCGCAGGAGCGGCTCTGGTTCGTGGACGCGCTGGACCCGGGGAGCCCGGTGTACGCCATCCCGTTCACGTACCGCATCACCGGCCGTCTGGACGAGGATGCGCTCCGCCGCGCGCTCGCCGAGTTGGTGCGCCGCCACGAGCCGCTGCGCACCACGCTCCCGGCCGTGGACGGCGTCCCCGTGCAGCGGATCGCCCCGCCCCCGGCCGACTTCGACCTGCCGGTCGCCGACCTGCGACACCTCCCCGAGAGCGAGCGGCGGGCCGAGGCCGGGCGCCTGGCGGCCGAAGCCTCGCGGCACCGCTTCGACCTGGCGCGCGGGCCGCTCTTCCGCGCGTCGCTCGTCCACGTGGCCGACGACGAGCACCACCTCCTCCTCAACCTCCACCACGCCATCGGCGACGGGTGGTCGCTGGGAGTGCTGCTGGAGGAGCTCTCCGCGCTCTACGGCGCCTTTTCCCGCGGCGAGCCGTCGCCGCTGCCGGAGCCCGCGCTGCAGTACGCGGACTACGCGGCCTGGCAGCGCGAGCGCCTGTCCGCCGCCGCGCTGGAGCGGCAGCTCTCGTACTGGCGGCGCGCGCTGGACGGCGCTCCGGCGCTCCTGGAGCTGTCGGCCGACCGTCCCCGGCCGCCGGTGGAATCGCACCGCGGCGCGGTCGAGCACCTGCGTGTCTCGTCCGACCTGATGGCGGAGGTGAACGCGCTGGCCCGGCGCGAGGGCGCCACGCTGTTCATGGTCCTCCTCGCCGCGCTGGACGTGGTGCTCGGCCGCCTGGCCGGGCAGGAGGACGTCGTCGTCGGGGCGCCGATCGCGGGGCGGACGCGGGCGGAGACCGAGCGGATGGTGGGGCTCTTCCTCAACTCGCTGGCGCTGCGGACCGACCTCTCGGGCAACCCGTCGTTCCGCGAGCTGCTGGGGCGGGTGCGCGAGACCACGCTGGCCGCGTACACGCACCAGGACCTCCCCTTCGAGCGGGTGCTGGAGGAGGTGCGTCCCGAGCGGAGCCTGGCGCACGCCCCCGTGTTCCAGGTGATGCTCAACCTCATCAACTACCAGGACAGCGCCTTCCGCGCCGACGACCTGGAGGTGGCGAGGGCCGGCCCGGGCGGCGTGGTGTTCAGCAAGTTCGACCTCACGCTCTACGTGGGGGAGTGGGACGGGGGGATCTACGTCAACCTGGTCTACGCCGCCGACCTCTTCGACGCGCCGCGGATGCGCGCGCTCCTGGCGCAGCTCGAAGGCGTGCTCCGCCAGGCCGTGGCCGCGCCGGAGACCCGCGTGGGCGCGCTGTCGCTGGCGACGGAAGCGGCGCGCGGCATCCTTCCCGACCCGGCACGGCCGATCGAGGCCGAGGCTTGGCGCGGAGCCGTGCATGAGGCGTTCGCCGCCCACGCGGCGCAGTCTCCGGAAGCGCTGGCGATCTCCGATGCGATGGAGACGTGGACCTACGCCGAGCTGGACGCGGCGGCCAACCGCATCGCGCACCGGCTGATCGACGGCGGGGTGCGGCCGGGCGACGTGGTGGCCGTCTACGCGCACCGCTCGGCGGCGCTGGTGCGGGCGCTGCTGGGCGCGTGGAAGGCCGGCGCTGCGTTCGCCGTCCTCGACCCGGCGTATCCGCCCGCCCGCCTGGCGGCGCAGGCCGGCGCGGCGCGTCCCGCCGCCCTGCTGCGGATCTCCGCCGCGGGCGAGGTGCCGGCGTAG
- a CDS encoding beta-ketoacyl synthase N-terminal-like domain-containing protein codes for MSQTSEPTGLEIAVVGMAGRFPGAPGVDALWANLRAGVESIRRFTDEELAAAGVPESLRTHPAYVPAGGALAEVDRFDAAFFGFTPREAEVTDPQQRLFLEVAWEALEHAGYDAARVSGRVGVYAGTGMSSYYLNLLSRPDVIAAAGDMAVRMGNDKDFLATRAAFEMGLEGPAVVVQTACSTSLVAVHLACQALLGGDCDMALVGGSDVPAQQHVGYLYQEGNIRSPDGHCRAFDAQARGAVRGSGVAVAALKRLEDALADGDTVHAVILASAINNDGSAKIGFTAPRVEGQAAAIRAAHAAAEVDPATITYVEAHGTGTELGDPIEIEALTQAFRAGTDRTGYCAIGSIKTNIGHLDVAAGIAGFIKTTLALRTGEIPPSLHFTRPNPQIDFASSPFFVNAALARWTPPAGVPRRAGVSSFGIGGTNAHVVMEQPPAVAPSPAPSRAEQLLVLSARTATALDAAARRLAAHLEQNPEQALADVAWTLQQGRRAFAHRRAVVARTHAEAAEALADAARGVAGRAGSEAPAAVFLFPGQGAQYAGMARGLYDREPVFREELDRCAELLRPHLGLDLREAIFPDGADRLKQTALTQPALFAVGYATAKQWMAWGVAPESMIGHSVGEYVAACLAGVFSLEDALALVAERGRLMQALPPGSMLAIPLPAAEVEGALGGSVSVATVNAPDRCVVSGPGDEIARLEAELAGRGIEAKRVETSHAFHSPMMDPILDAFAARVRQTARGAPELRWVSNLTGTWITPEQATDPAYWASHLRQAVRFADCVATLAAEGRQRVFIECGPGRTLSSLVRRQVPGSAAIHSIRHADDPADDVEVLLGALGRAWAAGTQVDWRAVHGGEARRRVPLPTYPFERKRFWIDRAPQPGFVALAAVTAADEAEADAAAGDPRPGWSATERAIGRIWETLLGAAPGLHDDFFGEGGDSLMATQLVARIRAELGAEIGVRAVFDAPTVAALAAVVDGPAADDELRALLAGVEGLSDDEVEALLAAGMEEGGHD; via the coding sequence ATGAGCCAGACCAGCGAGCCCACCGGGCTGGAGATCGCCGTCGTGGGGATGGCGGGGCGCTTTCCCGGCGCGCCCGGCGTGGACGCCCTGTGGGCCAACCTGCGCGCCGGGGTGGAGTCCATCCGCCGCTTCACCGACGAGGAGCTGGCCGCCGCGGGGGTGCCGGAGTCGCTGCGCACCCACCCCGCATACGTCCCCGCGGGGGGCGCGCTGGCGGAAGTGGACCGCTTCGACGCCGCCTTCTTCGGGTTCACCCCGCGCGAGGCGGAGGTCACCGATCCCCAGCAGCGCCTGTTCCTGGAGGTGGCGTGGGAGGCGCTGGAGCACGCCGGCTACGATGCCGCGCGCGTTTCCGGCCGCGTGGGCGTGTACGCGGGCACCGGCATGAGCAGCTACTACCTGAACCTGCTCTCCCGCCCCGACGTGATCGCCGCGGCCGGCGACATGGCCGTGCGCATGGGGAACGACAAGGACTTCCTGGCCACCCGCGCGGCGTTCGAGATGGGGCTCGAAGGCCCCGCCGTGGTGGTGCAGACGGCGTGCAGCACCTCGCTGGTGGCGGTGCACCTGGCCTGCCAGGCGCTGCTGGGCGGCGACTGCGACATGGCCCTGGTCGGGGGCTCGGACGTCCCGGCGCAGCAGCACGTCGGCTACCTCTACCAGGAGGGGAACATCCGTTCGCCGGACGGACACTGCCGGGCCTTCGACGCCCAGGCGCGGGGGGCGGTGCGCGGGAGCGGGGTGGCCGTCGCCGCGCTCAAGCGGCTCGAAGACGCGCTGGCGGACGGCGACACCGTGCACGCGGTGATCCTGGCGTCGGCCATCAACAACGACGGCTCCGCCAAGATCGGCTTCACCGCGCCGCGGGTGGAGGGGCAGGCCGCCGCCATCCGCGCCGCGCACGCCGCCGCCGAGGTGGATCCCGCCACCATCACCTACGTGGAGGCGCACGGCACCGGAACGGAGCTGGGCGACCCCATCGAAATCGAGGCGCTCACGCAGGCGTTCCGCGCCGGGACGGACCGCACGGGCTACTGCGCCATCGGCTCGATCAAGACCAACATCGGCCACCTCGACGTGGCGGCGGGGATCGCGGGCTTCATCAAGACCACGCTTGCGCTGCGCACGGGCGAGATCCCGCCCTCGCTGCACTTCACGCGGCCCAACCCGCAGATCGACTTCGCGTCCAGCCCCTTCTTCGTCAACGCCGCGCTGGCAAGGTGGACGCCGCCCGCCGGGGTGCCGCGGCGCGCCGGGGTCTCGTCGTTCGGCATCGGCGGCACCAACGCGCACGTGGTGATGGAGCAGCCGCCCGCCGTGGCTCCCTCGCCCGCGCCGTCGCGGGCGGAGCAGCTGCTGGTCCTTTCCGCCCGCACCGCGACGGCGCTGGACGCGGCGGCGCGGCGGCTGGCCGCGCACCTGGAGCAGAACCCGGAGCAGGCGCTGGCGGACGTGGCGTGGACGCTTCAGCAGGGGCGGCGCGCGTTCGCCCACCGCCGCGCCGTCGTGGCGCGCACCCACGCCGAGGCCGCCGAGGCGCTGGCCGACGCGGCACGCGGCGTGGCCGGCCGGGCCGGGAGCGAGGCGCCCGCCGCCGTCTTCCTCTTTCCCGGCCAGGGCGCGCAGTACGCGGGGATGGCGCGCGGCCTCTACGACCGCGAGCCCGTCTTCCGCGAGGAGCTGGACCGCTGCGCGGAGCTCCTGCGCCCGCACCTGGGGCTGGACCTGCGCGAGGCGATCTTCCCGGACGGCGCGGACCGGCTGAAGCAGACGGCGCTGACCCAGCCCGCGCTCTTCGCCGTCGGATACGCGACCGCGAAGCAGTGGATGGCGTGGGGGGTCGCGCCCGAGTCGATGATCGGCCACAGCGTGGGCGAGTACGTGGCCGCCTGCCTGGCCGGCGTCTTCTCGCTGGAGGATGCGCTGGCCCTGGTCGCCGAGCGCGGGCGGCTGATGCAGGCGCTGCCGCCGGGCTCCATGCTCGCCATCCCCCTCCCCGCCGCCGAGGTGGAGGGGGCGCTGGGCGGATCGGTGTCCGTGGCGACGGTCAACGCGCCGGACCGCTGCGTGGTCTCCGGGCCGGGCGACGAGATCGCGCGGCTGGAGGCGGAGCTGGCGGGGCGCGGGATCGAGGCGAAGCGCGTGGAGACATCGCACGCGTTCCACTCGCCGATGATGGACCCCATCCTCGACGCCTTCGCGGCGCGCGTGCGCCAGACCGCCCGCGGCGCGCCGGAGCTGCGCTGGGTGTCGAACCTCACGGGAACGTGGATCACGCCGGAGCAGGCGACGGATCCGGCGTACTGGGCGAGCCACCTGCGCCAGGCCGTCCGCTTCGCCGACTGCGTGGCCACGCTGGCCGCGGAGGGGCGCCAGCGGGTGTTCATCGAGTGCGGGCCCGGGCGCACGCTGTCGTCGCTGGTCAGGCGGCAGGTGCCGGGATCCGCCGCCATCCACTCCATCCGCCACGCGGACGACCCGGCCGACGACGTCGAGGTGCTGCTGGGCGCGCTGGGTCGCGCCTGGGCCGCGGGGACCCAGGTCGACTGGCGCGCCGTGCACGGGGGCGAGGCGCGCCGCCGCGTTCCGCTGCCCACCTACCCCTTCGAGCGCAAGCGCTTCTGGATCGACCGCGCGCCGCAGCCCGGCTTCGTGGCCCTGGCCGCGGTCACCGCGGCGGACGAGGCGGAGGCGGACGCGGCGGCCGGCGACCCGCGCCCGGGATGGTCGGCCACGGAGCGGGCCATCGGGCGCATCTGGGAGACGCTGCTCGGCGCTGCGCCGGGGCTGCACGACGACTTCTTCGGGGAGGGCGGCGACTCGCTGATGGCGACGCAGCTGGTGGCCCGCATCCGCGCGGAGCTGGGCGCGGAGATCGGCGTGCGCGCCGTGTTCGACGCGCCCACGGTGGCCGCGCTGGCGGCGGTGGTGGACGGCCCGGCCGCCGACGACGAGCTGCGCGCGCTGCTGGCCGGGGTGGAGGGGCTGAGCGACGACGAGGTCGAGGCGCTGCTGGCGGCGGGGATGGAGGAGGGCGGCCATGACTGA